The Candidatus Deferrimicrobium borealis DNA window TACAAAACATGGAACAAAAACAATCGCGCGAATCCGTAACGGCACGTTAGCGATATTCAGGAATACCAGAACGATCAGGATGGACCATATAAGCGCAGATTCAAGAGAAAGAAGGGTTCCTTCAGGAACAAGCTTTCGAGAGTAGTACAGGGGAACAAGAATCAGCGTATTCAATATATACGCAATGGCGAATGACGCCGCCAACCCTGGCGCCCCCCATCGGACAAAGAATACAGCGGAGCCGATCAGGACAATCGCCCAAAAAGTATTGCTGAAGAAGCCCCACCAAAGGAGATCATTGACTGCGAGAACTCTTGCAAGCCCTGCCTTGAACATCATTATGGACGTATAAAAAATAACAATGGAGAAGGTGATCGTAAAACCACGCGTATCAAAATTGGCGCCGAACAGCGCTTGCGTTATTTCGGGAAAACAGAGTAGCGGTATGGCGGCAATTACCCCAAGAATCCAGGTGGAGAGAATATTCACGGTTCCAAGTTTCTTGGACACGTTTGATCCCGCATTGGAAACCATGGAGAGCAAGGGGGCGTCCAGCATTCCGCTGGCAAAAAGCAGAATCTGCTGGAAAACGAGAGCGGCGGCGAATATCCCCATTTCCCCATATCCATCGGGTTGGTTGACAAGCAGCGCATTGCAAACCCAACCCACAGGGCCGACCATTGCCCCGCTGAGAACTGCCGGAAGGCTGAATCTCCAGAGAACCGGCAATTCGGTGCTGCATTTCCTGAATGTGAGCGAAACCCCGTATCGGTGGGCTTCCTTCCGCAGAGCCAGATGGTTGAAAAGCCAATTGACGCCAAGATTGATCGCCAGCGCCCAAACCGCGCCGGTAAGGCCGCCGAAATATGCCCCCCCTGCGAGGACAGGAAATGAGATCAGTCCGACAAGAAGGTTGACATAGGCTATCGTCTTGAATGCTTCAAAACCGGACAGCGCCCCGGTCTGGGCGCCGTTGAGTGCGTTGATAAACAGGATCAGCGCGCCGATCCGCAAAACGCCCGCCAGGTGGGGGGCGTTGATGGTATGCTCTGCAAGCCATGGGGCGAAGATGAACAAACCCATCGCCATCAAACCGCCGGTGCCCATCGCGACTAACCCGGAAAGCCCGATTATCCGCCCGGTTCGCTCAGGATCGTTACGGTAAAACTCGGCGACGTGCTTGGTGGCCGTCAGCCCCAAGCCGAATCCCGCAAAGACGCCGAACATGCCGACAGTGGACTGGATCATTCCTAGCTCGCCATACCCTGTCTTGCCCAGCATCCGGGCAACGAGTACCCACGCGGCGAGCATCAGGCCACGAGAGATCACTGCCCCGGCCATCGACCAGAACGCCCCCTTTGCAAGGCGATAGCCGATTTTCGAGGCTTCGATCCTTGCCAGGGTCGGCATAAGGACCGACGGGCAGCATGCGTGTATGGCTCTCTTGATCGCTAAGGCAGGCACATTAAATCCCGTATTGCGGCAATGATCCTCTTGCACGCTTTGCCATCACCGTACGGATTGACCGCATTGGCCATCCGCTCGTAACTGGCGCGATCCGTCATCAGCGTGGAAACGTTGCTTACGATGGCATTCGAGTCCGTGCCGACAAGCCTGACCGTGCCCATCGCCACGGCTTCCGGTCGTTCGGTCGTGTCGCGCATAACGAGAACCGGCTTGCCCAAACTCGGGGCTTCCTCCTGCACTCCGCCCGAATCCGTGAGAATGATTTTCGCGCGATTCATCAGCGCAACAAAAGGCAGGTACCCGAGTGGATCAATCAGGTGGATATTCGGCCTTTTGCTGAGAAGACTGAACACCGGTCCCCGGACATTCGGGTTGAGATGAACCGGATATACGAACTCCGCCGAAGGAAATCGTTGGGCCAGGTCGGCGATCGAGAGGCAAATATTCCGGAATCCATCGCCGAAACTCTCGCGCCTGTGCCCGGTAATCAGCACCAACGGGTGCCCATTGGTCATCTTCTCGGGCGATAAACCGGGGATCGCCGGTGGGTTGGCCTTGATCCTCTCAAGTGCCAGGGCAAGGGCGTCGATGACCGTATTTCCCGTGACAAAAATCCTGTCGGGCGCAACGCCCTCCTTGAGCAGATTGTTCCGAGAAGTATTCGTCGGCGCGAAGTGCAGGTCGGCCAGGCGCGTAGCCAGGACGCGGTTGATTTCCTCGGGAAACGGAGAGAACTTGTTCCAAGTACGTAGGCCTGCCTCGACATGGCCAACGGGGATCTGATGATAGAACGCACATAGTGCGGCGCAAAAGACGGTGGTCGTGTCGCCCTGCACTATTGCCATATCGGGCTTGTGTTCCTTCATGTATGCATCAATGGCGGAAATGGAGCGTGCGGTCAACTCGCCCAATGTTTGGTTGGGAAGCATCAGGGCAAGGTCCACATCCGGAACTATTCCAAACACCTCCAGTACCTGATCCAGCATCTCGCGATGTTGCCCGGTAACGCAGACGTGCGGCTCAAGGTCCGGGTGGTCCTTCATGGCGAGGATCACCGGACTCAGTTTGATGGCTTCGGGTCGAGTCCCGAATACGAAGGATATTCTTTTTTTCATGTTCGAATGTTCGCCGTGAGATGTCAGTAAGGAAGAATACGAGGGAGG harbors:
- the wecB gene encoding UDP-N-acetylglucosamine 2-epimerase (non-hydrolyzing), whose amino-acid sequence is MKKRISFVFGTRPEAIKLSPVILAMKDHPDLEPHVCVTGQHREMLDQVLEVFGIVPDVDLALMLPNQTLGELTARSISAIDAYMKEHKPDMAIVQGDTTTVFCAALCAFYHQIPVGHVEAGLRTWNKFSPFPEEINRVLATRLADLHFAPTNTSRNNLLKEGVAPDRIFVTGNTVIDALALALERIKANPPAIPGLSPEKMTNGHPLVLITGHRRESFGDGFRNICLSIADLAQRFPSAEFVYPVHLNPNVRGPVFSLLSKRPNIHLIDPLGYLPFVALMNRAKIILTDSGGVQEEAPSLGKPVLVMRDTTERPEAVAMGTVRLVGTDSNAIVSNVSTLMTDRASYERMANAVNPYGDGKACKRIIAAIRDLMCLP
- a CDS encoding oligosaccharide flippase family protein — translated: MPTLARIEASKIGYRLAKGAFWSMAGAVISRGLMLAAWVLVARMLGKTGYGELGMIQSTVGMFGVFAGFGLGLTATKHVAEFYRNDPERTGRIIGLSGLVAMGTGGLMAMGLFIFAPWLAEHTINAPHLAGVLRIGALILFINALNGAQTGALSGFEAFKTIAYVNLLVGLISFPVLAGGAYFGGLTGAVWALAINLGVNWLFNHLALRKEAHRYGVSLTFRKCSTELPVLWRFSLPAVLSGAMVGPVGWVCNALLVNQPDGYGEMGIFAAALVFQQILLFASGMLDAPLLSMVSNAGSNVSKKLGTVNILSTWILGVIAAIPLLCFPEITQALFGANFDTRGFTITFSIVIFYTSIMMFKAGLARVLAVNDLLWWGFFSNTFWAIVLIGSAVFFVRWGAPGLAASFAIAYILNTLILVPLYYSRKLVPEGTLLSLESALIWSILIVLVFLNIANVPLRIRAIVFVPCFVLAGISFARLMRDKSGVIPATKD